Within the Staphylococcus warneri genome, the region ACATGGTGAAACAGGCTATATTGTTGATGTAGGGGATAGCGATCAAGCATCACATTATGCCATTAAATTGTTACAAGATCGCAAACTTTATGAACAATTTCAGTCGCAAATGCTTTTAGACATTGAGCAACGTTTTGGTTCAGAACTAATTACTGATCAATATGAATATTATTATCGTAAAATGCTAAATAAAGGTGAGGACTTGCATGAGTAATGAACTATTTGAAAGAGCTAAACCAATTTTAAACCAAATACAACAACATGGATATCAAGCTTATTATGTTGGTGGTTCTGTTAGAGATTACTTAATGCAACGTCCAATCCATGATATAGATATCACTACGAGTGCTACGCCAGATGAAATCGAGTCAATTTTTGACCATACGATTCCAGTTGGTAAAGAGCATGGCACGATTAATGTAGTATACAATCGTGAGAACTACGAAGTAACTACGTTTCGTGCAGAAGAAGAATATATTGATCATCGACGACCTAGTGACGTACATTTTGTTCGAGATTTATATGAAGATGTACAACGTCGTGATTTTACCATTAATGCCATTGCAATGGATACAGATTATCAAACATTTGATTATTTTAGTGGCGAAGATGATATTAACAATGGCATTATCAGAACGGTCGGTCAACCTACTGAACGATTTGAAGAGGATGCACTACGCATATTACGAGGATTACGGTTTCAGTCACAACTTAATTTCAAAATTGAGTATCATACGTATAATGCTATGGCAAATCAAATGGAAGATATTAAATATTTATCAATTGAACGTATCATCGTTGAACTAAAAAAATTAATTTCTGGTCAAAATGTTGCAAAGAGCTATCATCATCTCATCGAATTAAAGGCGTTTAACTTTATACCTTATTTTCAAAATTTCGAAATGCATCAATTAAACATAGATGAACCAATACATTTCGATACATGGATTGCGTTAATTAATTCAAAATTTGATGAACAACAACCTTTGTCACCGCTTAAAATCAGTAATAAAGAGAAGTCACATATTAAACAACTCACGACTATCATTAATCAATTACCAACCATTAACACTAAAAAAGATTTAATAATGATGGTATATGATTTTGATATCAATGATATATTAACCGTAATCGAGCTCAGCACACTACTCTCTAAAAACCAATTTGAGACACCCAATCCACTGATAATTAATCCACAAACCATTATGGAAAGTTATCATCAATTACCAATTAATGAAAGA harbors:
- a CDS encoding CCA tRNA nucleotidyltransferase; protein product: MSNELFERAKPILNQIQQHGYQAYYVGGSVRDYLMQRPIHDIDITTSATPDEIESIFDHTIPVGKEHGTINVVYNRENYEVTTFRAEEEYIDHRRPSDVHFVRDLYEDVQRRDFTINAIAMDTDYQTFDYFSGEDDINNGIIRTVGQPTERFEEDALRILRGLRFQSQLNFKIEYHTYNAMANQMEDIKYLSIERIIVELKKLISGQNVAKSYHHLIELKAFNFIPYFQNFEMHQLNIDEPIHFDTWIALINSKFDEQQPLSPLKISNKEKSHIKQLTTIINQLPTINTKKDLIMMVYDFDINDILTVIELSTLLSKNQFETPNPLIINPQTIMESYHQLPINERQQLAVNGSDLMQYLNQRGGPWVKDVLRQIECAVVTKQVINSHDEIMKWVDNHVEI